One Flagellimonas sp. CMM7 genomic region harbors:
- a CDS encoding DUF4252 domain-containing protein, with amino-acid sequence MKRNILIVLIAALPLTGFSQSLFDKFEDLDDVTSVVVNKSMFNLLAKIDVEVDDQEAQDFMDVASSLKSLKVFTTDNKQIGDDMKSSVSSYLKSSRMEELMRVKDKDANVKFYIKQGKDEDHVSELLMFVTGLKEVEADGRKFETVLLSLTGDIDLNKINSLTNKMNLPKELNNAGKKQ; translated from the coding sequence ATGAAAAGGAATATTTTAATAGTATTAATAGCCGCACTGCCGCTTACGGGGTTTTCGCAATCACTCTTTGATAAATTTGAGGATTTGGATGATGTAACCTCCGTTGTGGTGAACAAGAGTATGTTCAATCTGTTGGCAAAGATAGATGTTGAGGTGGATGATCAAGAGGCCCAGGATTTTATGGATGTGGCCAGCAGTCTCAAAAGTTTAAAGGTATTTACCACAGATAACAAACAAATTGGGGATGATATGAAGTCTTCAGTGAGCAGTTATCTTAAGTCTTCAAGGATGGAAGAGTTGATGCGTGTGAAAGATAAGGATGCCAATGTGAAGTTTTACATTAAGCAAGGTAAAGATGAAGACCATGTTAGTGAATTGTTGATGTTTGTTACAGGTTTGAAAGAAGTAGAGGCCGATGGAAGAAAATTTGAAACTGTACTACTTTCTTTAACAGGAGATATTGACCTGAACAAAATAAATTCGTTGACAAACAAAATGAATTTGCCAAAGGAGTTGAACAACGCTGGTAAGAAACAATAA
- a CDS encoding DUF4252 domain-containing protein: protein MKNIFKTLIIAGAILLASCSSQQSLQEYYVDNSENPNFITIDVPASILKMDGVDLTETQSEAIESLRKFNLLAFKKNADNAAEYKIEKAKVKEILKDDEFVELMKINSSYGKGVIKYLGDETAIDEVIIFGDSKDKGFALVRVLGKDMNPAHIVQLMQAIQKSDYNGEGLGEIGAFLKG, encoded by the coding sequence ATGAAAAATATATTTAAAACTTTAATAATAGCAGGGGCCATACTTTTGGCCTCCTGTTCGTCGCAGCAAAGTTTACAAGAGTATTATGTGGACAATTCGGAAAATCCAAATTTCATAACCATAGATGTTCCAGCGAGTATCTTAAAAATGGATGGGGTTGATTTAACCGAGACGCAATCTGAAGCCATTGAATCTCTTCGAAAATTTAATTTGTTGGCGTTTAAAAAGAATGCCGACAATGCAGCGGAATATAAAATAGAAAAGGCAAAAGTAAAGGAGATTCTAAAAGACGACGAGTTTGTCGAACTAATGAAAATTAACTCTTCCTACGGAAAGGGCGTCATTAAGTACCTAGGTGATGAAACTGCCATAGATGAAGTGATTATTTTTGGAGATAGTAAGGATAAGGGCTTTGCATTAGTTAGGGTTTTAGGAAAGGACATGAACCCCGCACATATTGTGCAACTCATGCAAGCAATCCAAAAATCTGATTATAATGGTGAGGGATTAGGTGAGATCGGAGCCTTTTTGAAAGGATAA
- the purB gene encoding adenylosuccinate lyase, which produces MSLNQLNAISPIDGRYRNKTEAFGNYFSEEALIKYRVQVEIEYFIALCEIPLPQLADFDTARFPDLQKIYQVFSAEDALAIKEIEKTTNHDVKAVEYFIKQKFDALGFEKYKEFIHFGLTSQDINNTAIPLSIKEAMNDVYVPLYFEAFEKLKALASEWAEIPMLARTHGQPASPTRLGKEIDVFVERLKEQFNLLNDIPSAAKFGGATGNYNAHKVAYPSIDWKAFGQQFVQEKLGLYHSFPTTQIEHYDHMAALFDCLKRINTIYIDLNRDMWTYISMDYFKQKIKKGEVGSSAMPHKVNPIDFENSEGNLGLANAIFEHLSAKLPVSRLQRDLTDSTVLRNVGVPFGHTQVAFLSTLKGLNKLVLNAEKFEQDLENNWAVVAEAIQTILRREGYPNPYEALKGLTRTNEKITQVSIANFIDTLEVSDAIKDELKRITPANYTGV; this is translated from the coding sequence ATGTCCTTAAACCAACTCAACGCCATCTCTCCTATCGATGGTAGATATAGAAACAAAACTGAAGCCTTTGGAAACTATTTTTCGGAAGAAGCGCTCATCAAGTATCGTGTTCAGGTCGAAATCGAGTATTTCATTGCACTTTGCGAGATTCCGTTACCACAATTGGCAGACTTTGACACTGCACGATTTCCTGACCTTCAGAAAATCTATCAAGTTTTTTCTGCTGAAGATGCTCTAGCAATTAAAGAAATTGAAAAAACTACGAACCATGATGTAAAAGCGGTCGAATATTTTATCAAACAAAAATTTGATGCACTTGGATTCGAAAAATACAAGGAATTTATCCATTTTGGATTGACCTCCCAGGATATCAACAATACCGCTATTCCATTGTCCATCAAAGAAGCCATGAACGATGTGTATGTGCCTCTTTATTTCGAAGCTTTTGAAAAATTAAAAGCCTTGGCATCGGAATGGGCAGAAATTCCCATGTTGGCAAGGACCCATGGTCAACCCGCATCCCCTACCCGATTGGGTAAGGAAATTGATGTTTTTGTGGAACGCCTAAAAGAACAGTTCAATTTATTGAACGATATTCCGAGTGCTGCAAAATTTGGAGGGGCAACCGGAAATTACAACGCTCACAAAGTGGCTTACCCATCCATTGATTGGAAAGCTTTTGGACAACAATTTGTGCAGGAGAAGTTAGGGCTATACCATTCCTTTCCTACCACCCAAATTGAACATTACGACCATATGGCCGCCCTATTTGATTGTTTAAAGCGAATCAATACCATCTATATCGATTTGAATAGAGATATGTGGACTTATATCTCCATGGATTACTTTAAGCAAAAAATTAAAAAAGGGGAAGTAGGTTCTTCTGCGATGCCGCACAAGGTGAATCCTATCGATTTTGAGAATTCTGAAGGGAACTTGGGCTTGGCCAATGCCATTTTCGAGCATCTATCGGCAAAACTTCCTGTTTCTAGATTACAACGTGATTTAACGGACAGTACCGTATTAAGAAATGTAGGTGTTCCTTTTGGGCATACGCAGGTTGCTTTCCTCTCAACACTCAAGGGTCTGAACAAGTTGGTATTAAACGCTGAGAAGTTTGAACAGGATTTAGAAAACAACTGGGCAGTAGTGGCTGAGGCTATCCAAACTATTTTACGACGGGAAGGTTACCCAAACCCTTATGAGGCTTTAAAAGGCCTTACGCGTACCAATGAAAAAATCACACAGGTTTCCATTGCTAATTTTATTGATACTTTGGAAGTTTCGGACGCTATTAAGGATGAACTTAAAAGAATAACCCCTGCAAATTATACTGGGGTTTAA
- a CDS encoding S41 family peptidase, translating into MKKYLFLLVGLGILLNSCNSDDDAVPTDIVVQNFMWRAMNLWYFWQGEVPNLADNRFSSDSEYIEFLQGTPDPLDFYNGIQFTEDRFSFSNEDYTTLVNGLNGISKSNGLEFGLVSFASGDNVFGYVRYIIPNSDAATKDIQRGDIFTRVDGQQLTAGNFRDLLFGDNDTYSLGLATINGSTITDTDEEVSLTKLEGLTENPVLVANTLDIGGAKIGYLMYNGFTRGFDEQLNDAFGQFAADNVTDLVLDMRYNPGGSVNSSRLLASMIYGTNTNDLYIRQRWNAKIQSQFSASQLEDYFAATTNDGSPINTLNLNRVYVIATNSSASASELVMNGLAPYVQVIHIGETTRGKNEFSITMVDDPDNDYIYSASRENSINPENSWAIQPLVGRNENADGFFDYTDGLVPNIVLEEDFGNLGVLGNPAEPLLARALQEITGLTSKASFEPLMTGKVLMGTEMFKPGKDNMFLDKPIKLNLK; encoded by the coding sequence ATGAAAAAATATTTGTTCCTTTTAGTTGGACTTGGAATTCTCCTAAACTCTTGTAACAGTGATGATGATGCGGTACCAACAGATATTGTTGTCCAAAACTTTATGTGGCGTGCCATGAACCTATGGTACTTTTGGCAAGGTGAAGTTCCTAATTTAGCCGACAATAGATTTTCCTCTGATTCTGAATACATAGAGTTCTTACAAGGAACTCCTGATCCGTTAGATTTTTACAATGGTATTCAGTTTACCGAAGATAGGTTTAGCTTTTCAAATGAAGACTATACTACTTTGGTCAATGGCCTTAATGGAATATCTAAAAGTAACGGTCTGGAGTTTGGATTGGTCAGCTTTGCAAGTGGAGATAATGTGTTTGGTTATGTTCGTTATATAATTCCTAATTCTGATGCAGCAACCAAAGACATACAACGCGGTGATATTTTTACTCGGGTTGATGGTCAACAATTAACTGCAGGTAATTTTCGGGATTTGTTATTTGGAGATAATGACACCTATTCCTTAGGGTTGGCCACTATTAATGGGTCCACCATTACGGATACTGATGAAGAAGTGTCTTTAACCAAACTTGAAGGGCTGACAGAAAACCCTGTTCTTGTTGCCAATACGTTAGATATTGGTGGAGCGAAAATAGGGTACCTCATGTACAATGGTTTTACCCGCGGTTTTGATGAGCAACTGAATGATGCCTTTGGTCAGTTTGCTGCGGATAATGTTACAGATTTAGTTTTGGATATGCGCTATAATCCAGGGGGGTCAGTAAATTCTTCTCGCCTGTTGGCAAGCATGATTTATGGTACAAACACCAATGACCTCTATATTAGACAACGATGGAACGCTAAAATACAGTCTCAGTTTAGTGCATCTCAACTTGAAGATTATTTTGCTGCGACCACCAATGATGGAAGTCCTATAAATACCCTGAACTTAAACAGGGTTTATGTAATTGCAACCAATAGTTCGGCATCTGCAAGTGAATTGGTCATGAACGGTCTTGCACCATATGTTCAAGTTATCCATATTGGAGAAACCACACGTGGCAAAAATGAATTTTCCATCACCATGGTAGACGACCCAGATAACGATTATATCTATAGCGCTTCAAGAGAAAATTCTATAAATCCGGAGAACAGTTGGGCCATACAACCTTTGGTGGGCCGAAACGAGAATGCAGACGGATTTTTTGATTACACAGATGGTTTGGTTCCAAATATTGTTTTAGAAGAGGATTTTGGCAACTTAGGTGTTTTGGGCAATCCTGCCGAACCACTTTTGGCAAGAGCTCTACAAGAAATTACTGGCTTAACCAGCAAAGCAAGCTTTGAACCGCTAATGACAGGAAAAGTGCTTATGGGCACGGAAATGTTTAAACCGGGTAAAGACAATATGTTTTTGGATAAACCTATTAAACTAAATCTCAAATAA
- a CDS encoding RNA polymerase sigma factor, whose protein sequence is MKQAEFLNTVMPFKDKLYRLAKRLLVSREEAEDATQEILLKLWSKNETMEEYKNVEAFAMTMTKNFCLDRLKSKQASNLKLVHSNYNDESTSLQRQLEAEDSVRWMERIMDGLPEQQKMVLQLRDVEQYEFEEICELLDMKPTAVRVALSRARKVVRQELVKKHSYGIG, encoded by the coding sequence ATGAAACAAGCCGAATTTTTAAATACAGTGATGCCCTTTAAGGACAAGCTATACAGACTGGCTAAACGGTTGTTGGTTTCTAGGGAAGAAGCAGAAGATGCCACTCAGGAAATTTTGCTAAAACTATGGTCAAAAAATGAGACCATGGAAGAGTATAAAAATGTAGAGGCCTTTGCAATGACCATGACCAAAAACTTTTGTTTGGACAGATTAAAATCCAAGCAGGCAAGTAATTTAAAGTTGGTGCACAGCAATTACAATGATGAAAGCACATCTTTGCAGAGACAATTAGAAGCAGAAGATAGTGTTAGGTGGATGGAAAGAATTATGGATGGGCTGCCGGAACAACAAAAAATGGTACTGCAGTTAAGAGATGTTGAACAATACGAGTTTGAAGAGATTTGTGAATTGCTAGATATGAAACCAACAGCAGTACGAGTGGCACTGTCACGGGCAAGAAAAGTAGTAAGACAAGAATTAGTAAAAAAACATAGCTATGGAATTGGATAA
- a CDS encoding DJ-1/PfpI family protein, producing the protein MTLVIGCNTKESKIKLKVENTTQVEIPSDTLTKHLKPFNPELPTIGLLMFNGVLQGEVIATSDVFGKPNQNMEQLFNVITIAETKKPITTEEGMHFIPDYTFGNTPKLTALFVPSGYDMYAQVRNEKMVDFIRRKNEEAEYIVSNCAGAQLIGASGIADGHKIVTYIGGGKQLQKDYPNLKVQNYSLVTFVEDGKFSSSNGNLTSYISALNLLEKMTSVRHREFVESYLYIDRLQNWKR; encoded by the coding sequence ATGACCCTGGTTATAGGTTGCAATACCAAGGAATCAAAAATCAAACTTAAAGTTGAGAATACTACTCAAGTAGAGATACCATCCGATACCCTTACAAAACATCTAAAGCCGTTTAATCCTGAATTACCAACCATAGGGCTCTTAATGTTCAATGGAGTCTTACAAGGTGAAGTTATAGCCACTTCAGACGTTTTTGGGAAACCCAATCAAAACATGGAACAGCTGTTTAATGTCATCACCATTGCTGAAACCAAAAAACCGATTACAACGGAGGAAGGCATGCATTTTATTCCCGATTACACTTTTGGGAATACTCCAAAGTTAACGGCTTTGTTTGTTCCCAGCGGTTATGATATGTACGCACAGGTCCGTAATGAAAAAATGGTAGACTTTATCAGAAGGAAAAACGAAGAAGCCGAATACATTGTAAGCAACTGTGCCGGTGCACAGCTCATTGGAGCATCTGGAATAGCCGATGGGCATAAAATCGTCACGTATATTGGAGGAGGAAAACAATTACAGAAAGATTATCCTAATTTAAAAGTTCAAAACTATAGTCTGGTAACCTTTGTTGAAGATGGAAAATTTAGTTCATCCAATGGAAATTTAACAAGCTACATTTCTGCACTAAACTTGTTGGAAAAAATGACAAGTGTTCGGCATAGGGAATTTGTTGAAAGCTATTTGTATATCGACCGTCTTCAAAACTGGAAAAGATAA
- a CDS encoding ABC transporter substrate-binding protein, whose translation MSKKLLSTLLFITPIIFFLSNCAEKKKSLPVEQIETKIKIEHATGFTVEQNGSFTVIEVKSAWPGSDIAFKYALIPRENLASITLPRDAYDAIVAIPVERMVVTSTTHIPSLEALGALDAVIGFPDMNLISSTAARKRIDSGLIKELGTNENINTEIALELNPEVVVGFGINGVNRAYETLKQSNIPIVYNGDWTESTPLGKAEWIKFFAPFFQKEAVADSIFKGIEESYNKTKLLAKKATKKPTVLTGGLYKDVWYVSGGESWMGQFLKDANAKFLWADTEVKGSIGLSLEAVLEKGQQAEFWFNPSLHTSYTELEEVNAHYKQFEAFTNKKVFSNAINKGATGGLLFYELAPQRPDLVLKDLISILHPQLLPDHKPRFYMPLN comes from the coding sequence ATGTCAAAAAAACTGCTTTCAACACTTCTTTTCATTACTCCAATCATCTTTTTTCTTTCCAATTGCGCAGAAAAAAAGAAGTCTCTTCCTGTTGAACAAATCGAAACAAAAATTAAAATTGAACATGCTACGGGCTTCACCGTAGAACAAAACGGCAGTTTTACGGTTATTGAGGTAAAATCTGCTTGGCCTGGTTCGGATATCGCTTTTAAATACGCATTGATTCCTAGAGAAAATTTGGCTTCCATTACTCTTCCCCGTGATGCCTACGACGCAATAGTAGCAATCCCCGTGGAAAGAATGGTGGTAACTTCAACAACGCACATTCCATCTTTAGAGGCCTTAGGGGCATTAGATGCTGTTATTGGGTTTCCAGATATGAACTTAATTTCATCAACAGCGGCCAGAAAACGAATTGATTCTGGATTGATCAAAGAATTAGGAACCAATGAAAATATTAATACTGAAATTGCTTTGGAATTGAATCCAGAAGTTGTTGTAGGCTTTGGAATAAATGGTGTAAATAGGGCATATGAAACACTAAAACAATCCAATATTCCTATTGTTTACAATGGTGATTGGACCGAGTCGACTCCTTTAGGAAAAGCGGAATGGATTAAGTTCTTTGCTCCCTTCTTTCAAAAAGAAGCAGTTGCAGATAGCATTTTTAAGGGGATTGAAGAGTCGTATAACAAAACCAAACTTTTAGCTAAAAAAGCGACAAAAAAACCAACCGTTTTAACAGGCGGGCTATACAAAGATGTTTGGTACGTATCAGGTGGGGAAAGTTGGATGGGACAATTTTTAAAAGATGCCAATGCCAAATTTCTTTGGGCAGATACGGAAGTAAAAGGAAGTATTGGATTAAGTTTAGAAGCTGTTTTAGAAAAAGGCCAACAGGCTGAATTTTGGTTTAATCCGTCTTTGCATACGTCATATACAGAATTGGAAGAGGTCAATGCACATTACAAACAATTTGAAGCATTTACAAATAAAAAAGTTTTCTCAAACGCTATAAATAAAGGAGCTACGGGTGGACTCCTTTTTTATGAACTGGCCCCTCAACGTCCAGATTTGGTGCTCAAAGATCTAATATCCATTCTGCACCCACAACTTCTTCCTGATCATAAACCTCGTTTTTATATGCCTTTGAACTAA
- a CDS encoding TonB-dependent siderophore receptor, producing the protein MKKSILFLSAAILAGKGLSAQDSQQDSVQVQQLDEVVVSDSRFALKRENSGKTVIKITAEELERNQGKTVAELINTKSGIELTGSRGRDGSVFGVFARGGRGKQVLIIIDGVRVADPSSFSAEYDLRLLSTPEIESIEIIKGAASTLYGTNAATAVINITTKKSSKKEITGNFQSTVGTNQTSDDQNYNLASFANSALVSGTLNKFSYSAAFSNRYSDGISAATTPENEEDSFSQFSTTIKLGYKFSEKFELTVYGNQTKYDTEFDASFAEAPNQTKLDQQRVGISSSYEYAKGSLHINSAYTDYETDSKSTFGESISEGKNLVLNVYNKYVFADKLYTVLGVDFLKDEATFTDNEEQTIVDPYVNVVYVSEFGLNLNAGARFNTHSEYGNHLVYNFNPSYVFSSANGYVKLLGSYATSYITPNLTQLFSSFGNEDLEPEENGTIEGGVEYAVNDKLRLSAIYFSRNEKNRIGSDENFISANIADEIDATGIETEVTWKPIPAFNVNLNYAFTERKGDNAIRIPKHKVNASFGYSFSDKTYVSLNYQYTGDRFDTDFRTFEDVALDPFSLVNLYVGHQLCDNFKLFINANNLLNEEFVEVIGFTTKGRNINAGFNFTF; encoded by the coding sequence ATGAAAAAAAGTATTTTATTTTTAAGTGCCGCTATTTTGGCGGGCAAAGGCCTTTCTGCGCAAGATTCGCAGCAAGATTCAGTTCAAGTGCAACAACTGGATGAGGTTGTTGTCAGTGATTCGCGTTTTGCATTGAAACGAGAAAATTCCGGTAAGACGGTCATTAAGATTACTGCCGAAGAGTTGGAACGTAATCAAGGTAAAACGGTAGCAGAACTCATCAACACAAAAAGTGGTATTGAACTCACCGGTAGTAGAGGTCGTGATGGTTCTGTGTTCGGTGTTTTTGCCCGTGGTGGTAGGGGCAAACAGGTATTGATCATTATTGATGGAGTTCGCGTGGCCGATCCATCGTCTTTTTCGGCCGAATACGATTTACGGTTGTTATCCACCCCGGAAATTGAATCCATTGAAATTATTAAAGGTGCGGCAAGTACTTTGTACGGAACCAATGCAGCTACTGCAGTTATCAATATTACCACAAAGAAAAGCTCCAAAAAGGAAATTACGGGGAATTTTCAATCTACTGTGGGCACAAACCAGACCTCTGATGACCAGAACTACAATCTGGCAAGTTTTGCCAACAGTGCTCTGGTAAGTGGTACATTAAATAAGTTCAGTTATAGTGCAGCATTTTCAAATCGTTATTCAGATGGGATTTCTGCTGCTACCACTCCGGAAAATGAAGAAGATTCTTTTTCACAGTTTAGTACCACTATTAAACTTGGCTATAAATTTTCTGAAAAATTTGAACTCACGGTTTATGGGAACCAAACCAAGTATGATACCGAGTTTGATGCTTCATTTGCTGAAGCGCCAAATCAAACCAAGTTAGACCAACAAAGGGTAGGGATTTCCTCGTCTTATGAATATGCAAAAGGGTCACTGCATATTAATTCGGCCTACACGGATTATGAAACAGATTCTAAATCTACTTTTGGAGAAAGTATTTCCGAAGGAAAAAACCTAGTGCTCAACGTTTATAATAAATACGTTTTTGCGGATAAATTATATACCGTTTTAGGGGTTGATTTCTTAAAGGACGAAGCTACTTTTACTGATAACGAAGAACAGACCATTGTAGATCCGTATGTAAATGTGGTCTATGTTTCGGAATTTGGACTTAACCTAAATGCAGGGGCTAGGTTCAATACGCATTCTGAATATGGGAATCATTTGGTCTACAATTTTAACCCTTCCTACGTTTTTTCGTCTGCCAATGGTTATGTAAAGTTGCTGGGATCTTATGCCACTTCATACATTACACCTAATTTAACACAGCTGTTCAGCAGCTTCGGAAATGAAGATCTAGAACCTGAGGAGAACGGAACAATAGAGGGTGGAGTAGAATATGCGGTAAATGATAAGTTGCGTTTAAGTGCCATTTATTTCAGCAGAAATGAGAAGAATAGAATTGGTTCTGATGAAAACTTTATCAGTGCCAATATTGCTGATGAGATAGATGCAACGGGTATTGAAACCGAAGTAACATGGAAGCCAATCCCAGCATTCAATGTAAACTTAAACTATGCATTTACGGAACGTAAGGGTGATAATGCCATTCGTATTCCAAAGCATAAAGTAAATGCCTCTTTCGGATATTCATTTTCGGATAAAACTTATGTTTCTTTAAATTATCAATATACAGGAGACCGATTTGACACCGATTTTAGAACCTTTGAAGATGTTGCATTAGACCCGTTTTCATTGGTTAATCTTTATGTAGGGCATCAATTGTGTGATAATTTTAAGTTGTTCATCAACGCCAATAACCTTTTGAATGAGGAGTTTGTAGAGGTTATTGGTTTTACTACTAAAGGGAGAAACATCAATGCTGGTTTTAACTTTACCTTTTAA
- a CDS encoding ABC transporter substrate-binding protein, with the protein MLKVCSFMPAVTQMIYDMGLDGHLYGVTFECPEQALNEKKPVVRCILEGKNLSSQEIDALFSASKHQGKDLYYVDEPLLEQISPDVIFTQDMCDICQIDTACTAAAVANLKKQPELISISPESLEDVFQSAITIAKAMGKEEVAYTYLDGLHKRIDTVIDKLREAKALPKRIMLMEWLDPIFNCGHWIPHQIAYAGGIDMLSNPSGDSIVTLWDKIIKYDPEVLIIAPCGFTVDRTLEEMHILTEKDGWNSLKAVQDNAVFIADFDMFTQSSANTLVDGIELLAGLFHPDVLEVPKRLSEKYKPFNIKVIQE; encoded by the coding sequence ATGTTGAAGGTCTGTTCTTTTATGCCCGCTGTTACCCAAATGATTTATGATATGGGTTTGGATGGGCATTTGTATGGAGTCACTTTTGAATGCCCAGAACAGGCCTTAAATGAGAAGAAACCTGTGGTTCGGTGTATTTTGGAGGGGAAAAATCTATCCAGTCAAGAAATAGACGCACTTTTTTCTGCAAGCAAGCATCAAGGAAAAGATTTATACTATGTAGATGAACCGCTCTTGGAACAGATTTCTCCTGATGTTATCTTCACGCAGGATATGTGTGATATCTGTCAAATAGATACTGCATGCACAGCGGCTGCTGTAGCTAACCTAAAAAAACAACCAGAACTAATTTCCATTAGCCCAGAATCGTTGGAAGATGTTTTTCAATCCGCCATTACAATTGCTAAAGCAATGGGCAAAGAAGAGGTAGCTTATACTTATTTGGATGGATTGCATAAGCGTATTGATACAGTGATAGATAAATTAAGGGAGGCCAAGGCTTTGCCAAAAAGAATTATGCTGATGGAATGGTTAGATCCAATATTTAACTGTGGTCATTGGATTCCCCATCAAATAGCATATGCTGGGGGTATAGATATGCTTTCTAACCCTTCTGGGGACAGTATTGTAACACTTTGGGACAAAATAATAAAGTATGACCCAGAAGTGTTGATTATTGCTCCATGTGGATTTACTGTTGACCGTACTCTGGAAGAGATGCATATTTTAACTGAAAAAGATGGGTGGAACAGTTTAAAAGCAGTTCAAGACAATGCTGTTTTTATTGCTGATTTTGATATGTTTACCCAATCCTCGGCCAATACTTTGGTTGATGGCATAGAGTTGTTAGCAGGCCTTTTTCATCCAGATGTGCTTGAAGTCCCTAAAAGACTGTCAGAGAAATACAAACCTTTCAATATAAAGGTCATTCAAGAATAA
- a CDS encoding mechanosensitive ion channel family protein — MEKAQEWMNYGLELAKEFGPKLVTAILIYIVGSWIIKKITRTAGKVMSKSKYDESLQRFLLNLVSWALKIFLIIIVISRLGVDVTTFAAVIAAAGLAIGLALQGSLSNFAGGVLLMIFKPYRIGDLIEAQGVLGVVKEIEIFTTKLVSPDNKLLIVPNGAMANGNIVNYTAEGKIRVDTVIGVAYEEDIKQVKEVLMEVLTSNPKVLKDPAPSVNVLELADSSVNFAVRPFSKPEDYWDVYFATYENCKLALDKAGIEIPYPHEVEVIKTSK, encoded by the coding sequence ATGGAAAAAGCACAAGAGTGGATGAATTACGGATTGGAATTGGCCAAGGAGTTCGGACCTAAATTGGTTACTGCAATTCTAATTTACATCGTAGGTTCATGGATAATCAAAAAAATTACCCGTACCGCAGGTAAAGTAATGTCCAAAAGCAAGTATGATGAATCCTTGCAACGATTCTTATTAAACCTAGTTTCTTGGGCTCTTAAAATATTCCTGATCATTATCGTTATTTCTAGGCTCGGAGTTGATGTAACTACATTTGCAGCTGTTATAGCAGCGGCCGGTTTGGCAATTGGTCTAGCGTTACAAGGATCGCTATCCAATTTTGCAGGTGGGGTGTTGCTTATGATTTTTAAACCCTATCGTATTGGCGACTTAATTGAAGCTCAAGGAGTTTTAGGCGTTGTGAAGGAGATTGAGATTTTCACAACCAAATTGGTGTCACCGGATAATAAACTCTTAATAGTACCCAATGGAGCTATGGCCAATGGAAACATTGTTAATTATACCGCAGAAGGTAAGATTCGTGTGGATACGGTTATTGGAGTTGCTTATGAAGAAGACATAAAGCAGGTTAAAGAGGTGTTGATGGAAGTTTTAACATCAAATCCAAAAGTTTTAAAAGACCCTGCGCCATCAGTAAATGTATTGGAACTGGCCGATAGTTCAGTCAATTTTGCGGTTAGACCTTTCTCGAAACCAGAGGATTATTGGGATGTGTATTTTGCTACTTACGAAAATTGCAAACTGGCGCTTGACAAAGCAGGGATTGAAATTCCCTACCCACATGAAGTTGAGGTTATCAAAACATCTAAATAA
- a CDS encoding DUF4252 domain-containing protein, whose product MKKVIIILLMGMLPYMGISQSIFDKFEDSDRIGTVTINNGMLKLVTVMMADEKDEDTKDFVELAKSINNIKIFLSEDEGAAADMATTMKQYVRSSKLEELMKVRDGDTNLRFYIKNGKNEDRVEELLMFATGIDDKGHGGKHHKFETVLLTMTGDIDLTKVGSLTKKMKLHKGLEHLDKE is encoded by the coding sequence ATGAAAAAAGTAATTATAATACTATTGATGGGAATGCTTCCCTATATGGGGATTTCGCAGTCAATATTTGATAAGTTCGAGGATTCGGATAGAATAGGAACAGTGACCATTAACAATGGTATGCTAAAGCTGGTAACGGTTATGATGGCTGATGAAAAGGATGAGGATACCAAGGATTTTGTAGAGTTGGCCAAGAGCATCAACAATATCAAGATTTTTCTTTCTGAAGATGAAGGAGCTGCAGCGGACATGGCTACGACCATGAAGCAATATGTAAGGTCTTCGAAATTGGAAGAGTTAATGAAAGTAAGAGATGGTGACACTAATCTTAGGTTTTATATAAAGAATGGGAAAAATGAGGATAGGGTAGAAGAGTTATTAATGTTCGCGACTGGAATCGATGATAAAGGACATGGGGGCAAACATCACAAGTTTGAAACCGTTCTGCTGACCATGACAGGGGATATTGACTTGACCAAAGTAGGTTCGTTGACCAAAAAGATGAAGCTTCATAAAGGTTTAGAGCACTTGGATAAAGAATAA